One window from the genome of Diospyros lotus cultivar Yz01 chromosome 11, ASM1463336v1, whole genome shotgun sequence encodes:
- the LOC127813431 gene encoding probable xyloglucan endotransglucosylase/hydrolase protein 30, translated as MDLLPSLFSSLLLFFSFSLFSFLISSAAAFNFSTITFDQGYTPLFSDFNILRSHDDKSVSLILNRLSGSGFISSYYYNYGLFSANIKLPANYSAGIVVAFYTSNGDVFEKNHDELDFEFLGNIHNRPWRFQTNLYGNGSTDRGREERYILWFDPTKEFHRYTILWTSKSIIFYVDEVPIREVVRSEAMGGDYPSKPMSLYATIWDASNWATNGGKYKVQYKYEPFVSDFSDLVLQGCPVDPIQQVPASLCDDPTADLESADFATISPERRKAMTWFRERYMYYSYCYDTVRYPVPPPECVIVPSEQHLFLETGKLKQALKMKFGRHPNRRRGSRPRRSKAKLASVATRAASTM; from the exons ATGGATCTTTTACCATCGTtgttttcctctcttctcttattcttctccttctctctcttctccttcctcatcAGCTCTGCAGCAGCTTTCAACTTCTCAACTATCACCTTCGACCAGGGCTACACCCCTCTTTTCAGCGACTTCAACATCCTCCGCTCCCACGACGACAAATCCGTCTCTCTCATCCTTAATCGCCTCTCAG GCTCCGGCTTCATCTCCTCCTATTACTACAACTACGGTCTCTTCAGCGCCAATATCAAGTTGCCGGCGAACTATTCCGCCGGCATCGTCGTTGCATTTTAC ACATCAAACGGTGACGTGTTTGAGAAGAATCATGACGAATTGGACTTCGAGTTCTTAGGAAACATCCACAACAGGCCATGGAGGTTCCAGACGAACTTGTATGGGAATGGAAGCACGGATCGTGGGAGGGAGGAGAGATACATTTTGTGGTTTGATCCGACCAAGGAATTCCATCGCTACACCATTCTTTGGACCTCCAAAAGCATCAT ATTCTACGTGGATGAAGTCCCGATTAGGGAGGTGGTGCGGAGCGAAGCCATGGGCGGCGACTACCCATCAAAGCCAATGTCACTCTACGCCACCATATGGGACGCCTCCAACTGGGCCACCAACGGCGGCAAGTATAAAGTCCAGTACAAATATGAGCCCTTCGTCTCCGACTTCTCCGACCTCGTCCTCCAGGGCTGCCCCGTCGACCCCATTCAGCAAGTCCCGGCCAGCCTCTGCGACGACCCCACCGCCGACCTCGAGTCCGCGGACTTCGCCACCATCTCGCCCGAGCGCCGCAAGGCCATGACCTGGTTCCGCGAGAGGTACATGTACTACTCCTACTGTTATGACACCGTCAGGTACCCGGTGCCGCCGCCGGAGTGCGTGATCGTTCCATCGGAGCAGCACCTCTTCTTGGAGACTGGGAAGCTGAAGCAAGCCCTGAAAATGAAGTTCGGTCGCCACCCTAACCGCCGGCGCGGCTCACGGCCGCGGCGGAGCAAGGCGAAGCTAGCTTCGGTTGCCACCAGGGCCGCAAGTACGATGTGA